From a single Miscanthus floridulus cultivar M001 chromosome 8, ASM1932011v1, whole genome shotgun sequence genomic region:
- the LOC136477641 gene encoding cyclin-dependent kinase G-1-like, whose amino-acid sequence MAAARHGGYRSHDVSRRRELDLERSRRSKEYRRPSRDRDSERRRDGSRGGEVSKGYSRHRSPYPPPRSRPSRRKDDKEPGEVSSDSGSESGGRPPVPRQDGVLGVRRDGDGGALPPSKKRKHSPGFHDSNVSKLKARDEVWSRRGPDALAAELPLPSPPPLSDTTPEAVAVAGGCVPMNLEVSVVPNDAERRDGITEEEEDCATRNIFTSRWADADEEEEEVIVPKKKKSVSPAHLPEQKSTKKAMSPEAGEAMGSKTSRSSSSSSNSMGSENCNIEVDGGGCMDVDEKEDDIDPSVGCSLDTRSRSDVRRSGTPEAVRPPRRCFNMLRGCRSIDEFERMNTINEGTYGVVFRVRDKKTGEIVALKKVKVDKEKGREGFPLTSLREINILLSFDHPSIVDVKEVVVGGHDDDTFMVMEYMEHDLKGVMEAMKQPYTQSEVKCLMLQLLEGVKYLHDNWVLHRDLKTSNLLLNNRGELKICDFGLSRQYGSLLKPYTQPVVTLWYRAPELLLGAKEYSTAIDMWSLGCIMAELLSKEPLFTGKSEIDQLDKIFRILGTPNEERWHGFSKLPGAKGNFVKRPYNRLRDKFPAVSFTGGLTLSEAGFDLLNRLLTYDPEKRISADDALNHDWFREVPLPKTKEFMPTFPALNEQDRRIKKYMKSPDPLVEQQMKEQGSIGDRGLFG is encoded by the exons ATGGCTGCGGCGCGGCACGGGGGTTACAGGAGCCACGACGTGTCCAGGAGGCGGGAGCTCGATCTAGAGCGTTCCAGGAGGAGCAAGGAGTACCGCCGCCCGAGCCGCGACCGCGACTCGGAACGCCGCCGTGATGGCAGCAGGGGCGGTGAGGTGTCCAAAGGGTACAGCCGCCACCGCTCGCCGTATCCGCCACCGAGGAGCCGGCCTTCAAGGAGGAAGGACGATAAGGAGCCTGGTGAGGTCTCAAGCGATAGCGGCTCGGAGTCTGGTGGGCGCCCACCAGTGCCGAGGCAGGATGGGGTTCTTGGGGTCCGCAGGGATGGAGATGGAGGTGCGTTGCCACCAAGCAAGAAGAGGAAGCACTCACCTGGATTCCACGATTCGAATGTTTCAAAGCTAAAGGCAAGAGATGAGGTGTGGAGCAGGAGAGGGCCTGATGCCTTAGCTGCGGAGCTCCCTCTTCCTTCGCCGCCTCCTTTGTCAGACACGACCCCTgaggctgtggctgtggctggTGGGTGCGTACCAATGAATTTGGAAGTTTCGGTGGTTCCAAATGATGCTGAAAGGAGGGATGGGATtacagaggaggaagaggattgTGCAACGAGAAACATTTTTACTTCCAGATGGGCGGATGCtgatgaagaggaggaagaggtgaTTGTgcccaagaagaagaaaagtgtgtCACCTGCTCATTTGCCTGAACAGAAATCGACAAAGAAAGCCATGAGCCCAGAGGCTGGAGAAGCGATGGGCAGCAAAACATCAAGAAGTTCCTCAAGTTCGTCTAACTCGATGGGCAGTGAGAACTGTAATATTGAGGTAGACGGGGGTGGCTGCATGGATGTTGATGAAAAAGAGGATGATATTGATCCTTCTGTTGGTTGTTCGCTGGATACTCGTTCCAGGAGTGATGTGCGTAGGTCTGGAACACCTGAGGCTGTACGACCACCACGTAGGTGCTTTAACATGCTTCGGGGGTGTAGGAGTATTGATGAGTTTGAGAGGATGAACACGATCAATGAGGGTACATATGGAGTTGTATTTAGGGTGAGGGACAAGAAAACTGGTGAGATAGTTGCATTGAAGAAGGTCAAGGTGGATAAGGAAAAGGGGCGGGAAGGTTTTCCATTGACTTCTCTCAGGGAAATCAATATCCTTCTATCCTTTGACCACCCTTCAATTGTGGATGTCAAGGAAGTAGTTGTTGGTGGTCATGACGATGATACTTTTATGGTGATGGAGTACATGGAGCATGACCTTAAGGGTGTCATGGAGGCGATGAAACAACCATATACCCAAAGTGAGGTAAAATGTTTGATGCTTCAGCTGCTAGAGGGCGTGAAGTATCTTCATGACAATTGGGTACTTCACAG GGATCTCAAGACATCAAATCTCCTCTTGAATAACCGTGGTGAGTTGAAAATATGTGATTTTGGACTCTCGCGTCAATATGGCAGCTTGCTAAAGCCTTACACCCAACCAGTTGTGACTTTGTGGTACAG GGCTCCGGAACTACTATTAGGagcaaaggagtattctactgcTATTGATATGTGGTCATTAGGTTGCATAATGGCAGAACTCTTGTCAAAAGAGCCACTCTTCACTGGGAAGTCTGAGATAGATCAACTTGATAAG ATATTTAGGATACTCGGCACACCCAATGAGGAGCGATGGCATGGTTTTTCCAAATTGCCTGGTGCCAAAGGCAACTTTGTAAAGCGACC GTACAATAGATTAAGGGACAAATTTCCAGCTGTATCCTTCACGGGAGGTTTGACCTTGTCAGAAGCTGGGTTTGACCTGCTAAATAGGTTGCTGACGTATGACCCTGAGAAG CGCATATCTGCTGATGATGCCTTGAACCATGACTGGTTCCGTGAAGTTCCTCTGCCCAAGACGAAGGAATTCATGCCAACGTTTCCTGCTCTGAATGAACAGGACAG GAGGATCAAGAAATACATGAAGAGCCCTGACCCCCTGGTGGAGCAACAGATGAAAGAACAAGGGAGCATAGGAGATCGTGGCCTTTTTGGCTGA
- the LOC136470256 gene encoding uncharacterized protein has protein sequence MAGCFGSSMCRTWVIEEEEDEDDFHLIVDDDDLEFRRRFRMRVHVFECLVEAIEGADSYFKQKEDAIGRLGLSGLQKAVVAIRILAYGLPADVVDEYVCIGESTARKALHHFCRAIISVFGEYYLRVLNVKDVARLLRIEEQRGFSGMLGSIDCMYWEWRNCPSAYKGMFTGRGKHPSMILKAVASHDLWIWHAYFGMPGSCNDTNVLQKSPVFSAYLKGQAAPVSFTVNGHTYDMGYYLADGIYPNWPAFVKTISHPLDMKAAHFSKEQEKVHKDIERTFVKTVSHPLDMKAAHLASSTSCHRCSFPIT, from the exons ATGGCAGGCTGCTTTGGTTCTTCCATGTGTAGAACGTGGGTGAtagaggaagaggaggacgaaGATGATTTTCATTTGATTGTTGATGACGACGACTTGGAG TTTCGTCGACG GTTTCGAATGCGCGTCCATGTGTTTGAGTGCCTTGTCGAAGCGATTGAAGGTGCAGACTCCTACTTCAAGCAAAAGGAGGATGCCATTGGTCGTCTTGGGCTCAGTGGTTTGCAAAAGGCAGTTGTTGCTATTCGCATTCTTGCATATGGTCTACCTGCTGATGTTGTAGATGAGTATGTCTGTATTGGTGAGTCAACTGCTCGTAAGGCTCTCCACCATTTTTGTCGGGCTATTATTTCTGTATTCGGGGAGTACTACCTACGTGTTCTGAACGTGAAAGATGTAGCACGGCTTCTCAGAATTGAAGAGCAACGTGGATTTTCGGGAATGTTGGGAAGCATTGATTGTATGTACTGGGAGTGGCGCAATTGCCCCTCGGCATATAAAGGCATGTTCACAGGGCGTGGGAAGCATCCATCCATGATACTTAAGGCGGTAGCTTCGCATGACCTTTGGATATGGCATGCCTATTTCGGCATGCCAGGCAGCTGCAATGATACTAATGTCCTTCAAAAGTCGCCCGTCTTCTCCGCATATTTGAAAGGCCAAGCAGCTCCGGTATCATTCACCGTTAATGGTCACACGTATGACATGGGTTATTATCTTGCTGATGGTATATACCCCAATTGGCCGGCTTTTGTGAAGACCATTTCCCATCCCCTGGATATGAAGGCAGCACACTTTTCTAAGGAGCAGGAAAAAGTTCATAAAGATATTGAGCGCACTTTTGTGAAGACCGTTTCCCATCCCCTGGATATGAAGGCAGCACACCTTGCGTCGTCGACCAGCTGCCACCGATGCTCCTTCCCCATCACCTGA